A portion of the Lysinibacillus timonensis genome contains these proteins:
- a CDS encoding acyl-CoA dehydrogenase family protein, producing the protein MLMTSEKQEFIQELREGVRAVCKRFDNEYWRQLDEVDGYPTEFVRAITDAGFLGALIPEEYGGSGLGILEASVILEEINRSGGNAGACHAQMYTMGTILRHGSSEQKKKYLPKIADGSLRLQAFGVTEPNTGTDTTNLKTFARREGDHYVVNGQKVFISRAEHSDLMILLVRTTPKEECKKKSDGLSVLIVDLNDAKGNGLEIRPIKTMMNHATTEIFIENLKVPVENLIGEEGRGFRYILDGMNAERILIAAECIGDGRWFIEKATNYANERVVFNRPIGQNQGIQFPIATAHIHIEAADLMRFKAAELYDTGAACGAEANMSKLLAADASWEAANVALQTHGGFGFAAEYDIERKFKETRLYQVAPISTNLILSYVAEHVLGLPKSY; encoded by the coding sequence ATGCTCATGACTTCAGAAAAACAAGAATTCATTCAGGAATTACGAGAAGGAGTCCGTGCAGTTTGTAAAAGATTTGATAATGAGTATTGGCGTCAATTAGATGAAGTAGATGGCTATCCTACCGAGTTCGTTCGAGCAATAACGGATGCAGGATTTTTAGGTGCACTCATCCCAGAAGAGTACGGTGGTTCCGGATTGGGGATTCTAGAAGCTTCCGTTATTTTAGAAGAAATTAATCGCTCTGGAGGAAACGCTGGTGCATGCCACGCTCAAATGTACACAATGGGTACCATTTTACGACACGGGTCTAGCGAACAAAAGAAAAAGTATCTACCTAAAATTGCAGATGGTTCGTTGCGTCTACAAGCATTTGGTGTGACTGAACCGAATACAGGTACTGATACGACGAATCTTAAAACCTTTGCCCGTCGTGAGGGAGATCACTATGTTGTGAATGGTCAGAAAGTGTTTATATCCAGAGCAGAGCATTCAGATTTAATGATTTTACTTGTTCGTACAACACCAAAAGAGGAATGTAAGAAGAAGAGTGACGGCTTATCTGTTTTAATTGTTGATTTAAATGATGCAAAAGGAAATGGTCTAGAAATACGTCCAATTAAAACAATGATGAATCATGCAACGACTGAAATCTTTATCGAGAACTTAAAGGTACCTGTAGAAAATTTAATCGGCGAAGAAGGACGCGGTTTCCGTTATATATTAGACGGTATGAATGCAGAACGTATTTTGATTGCTGCTGAATGTATAGGGGATGGTCGCTGGTTTATTGAAAAAGCAACGAATTATGCTAATGAACGCGTTGTCTTTAATCGTCCAATTGGTCAAAACCAAGGGATTCAATTTCCAATTGCAACAGCACATATTCATATTGAAGCAGCTGATTTAATGCGCTTTAAGGCAGCTGAGCTATATGATACAGGGGCTGCTTGTGGTGCAGAGGCAAATATGTCCAAACTTCTTGCAGCTGATGCATCATGGGAGGCAGCGAATGTGGCGCTCCAAACGCATGGTGGATTTGGCTTTGCTGCTGAATATGATATCGAGCGTAAGTTTAAAGAAACGCGACTTTATCAAGTAGCGCCAATTTCCACTAATTTGATTTTATCGTATGTAGCAGAGCACGTTTTAGGTTTACCTAAATCATATTAA
- a CDS encoding MaoC family dehydratase, with protein sequence MDTNNVVQGWNGRFYEDFEVGDIYPHPLGRTVTQNDNIWFTQLTQNTNPLHFDEEYARKTDFGRPIVNSCFTLALVTGQSVGDLSQNAMANLGWDDIKLPHPVFEGDTIYSYSEVLSKRPSTTRDNVGIITFKTCGYNQEAIIVIEFLRTIMVYKKDHAPTKENKLLNKVLKMGEST encoded by the coding sequence ATGGATACCAACAATGTAGTTCAAGGTTGGAATGGCCGATTTTATGAAGACTTTGAAGTGGGGGACATCTATCCGCATCCATTAGGGAGGACCGTTACACAGAACGATAATATATGGTTTACTCAGCTTACTCAGAATACAAATCCGCTTCATTTCGACGAGGAATATGCGCGGAAAACAGATTTCGGTCGACCAATCGTAAACTCTTGTTTTACCTTAGCGTTAGTTACCGGGCAATCAGTAGGGGATCTTTCGCAAAACGCAATGGCCAACTTAGGGTGGGATGATATTAAACTACCGCATCCTGTTTTTGAAGGAGATACAATATATTCTTACAGCGAGGTATTAAGCAAGCGTCCATCTACTACGAGAGACAATGTTGGAATCATTACGTTCAAAACATGTGGTTATAATCAGGAAGCAATAATAGTAATTGAATTTCTTCGTACAATCATGGTGTATAAAAAAGACCATGCACCAACCAAAGAAAACAAATTGTTAAACAAAGTGCTTAAAATGGGGGAATCAACATGA
- a CDS encoding zinc-binding dehydrogenase encodes MCDQRKGMVAEMTEPFQLEFKEYPIVEPDPGAVIVKILQTNICGSELHIWKGHHPVIRSGALGHEMIGEIFALGEGVTTDFAGQPVKVGDRVVSAYFLTCRKCRPCQEGQFNLCENAYKYWRLPTEQAPHFHGTFGTHYYIHSDQYFYKVPDEIPNHVAASANCALSQVYFGLELGQVKTGETLLVQGAGGLGLNAIAIAKEKQLKVIVVDAVDSRLEQAKQFGADEVISFTEYPTLESRIEKLLELTGGAGVDVALEVAGVPAAFNEGVHHIRAGGRYIVIGNISPGQTVPFDPGYLTRKGITIFPVLRYNPWYLKKALDFLARNKDHYPFETLLDAKFKLEDIKGALDQSANREVTRATIIPS; translated from the coding sequence TTGTGTGATCAAAGAAAGGGTATGGTAGCAGAAATGACTGAGCCGTTTCAATTGGAATTTAAGGAATATCCAATTGTTGAGCCAGACCCAGGTGCAGTAATCGTAAAAATACTGCAAACAAATATTTGTGGTTCAGAGTTGCATATTTGGAAAGGGCATCACCCTGTTATTCGAAGTGGTGCACTTGGCCATGAAATGATTGGTGAAATTTTTGCTTTAGGAGAAGGGGTAACAACTGATTTTGCGGGTCAGCCTGTAAAAGTTGGAGACAGGGTTGTAAGCGCCTACTTTTTGACATGCCGAAAATGCAGACCTTGTCAGGAAGGTCAGTTTAATTTGTGTGAAAATGCTTATAAATATTGGCGTTTGCCAACAGAACAAGCACCGCATTTCCACGGAACATTTGGCACTCATTATTATATCCACTCAGACCAATATTTTTATAAAGTACCAGATGAAATCCCCAATCATGTAGCGGCCAGTGCAAACTGTGCACTATCCCAAGTTTATTTCGGTCTTGAACTAGGACAAGTCAAAACAGGCGAAACATTATTAGTTCAAGGTGCTGGTGGACTTGGTTTGAATGCCATTGCCATAGCAAAAGAAAAGCAGTTAAAGGTTATTGTGGTAGATGCAGTAGATAGCCGTTTGGAACAGGCGAAGCAATTCGGAGCGGATGAAGTGATTAGTTTTACAGAATATCCAACGTTAGAATCCAGAATTGAAAAACTGTTAGAGCTTACTGGTGGAGCTGGAGTAGATGTGGCACTTGAAGTTGCTGGTGTCCCGGCAGCATTTAATGAAGGTGTCCATCATATAAGAGCTGGCGGTAGATACATTGTAATCGGTAATATCTCTCCAGGCCAAACGGTTCCATTTGATCCAGGGTATTTAACACGTAAGGGAATTACAATATTCCCAGTGTTACGCTATAACCCATGGTACCTTAAAAAAGCGCTTGATTTTCTAGCTAGAAATAAAGATCATTATCCTTTCGAAACATTACTAGATGCAAAGTTTAAGTTAGAAGATATTAAAGGGGCTTTAGACCAATCCGCTAACAGAGAAGTGACAAGAGCAACAATTATTCCTTCATGA
- a CDS encoding zinc-dependent alcohol dehydrogenase family protein codes for MKIRSAVLRSSGVAQPYAESKPIHIEEIELDPPQEGEVLVKIKAASLCHSDLSVINGSRPRPLPMALGHEASGVVEEVGPGVVNFKKGDKVVCVFVPSCGHCIPCAEGRPALCEPGAKANGEGTLISGGTRLHAGEETIGHHVGVSAFSEYVVVSQNSLVKVEEDLPFEKLALFGCAVITGVGAVVNTAKVQFGSTVAVVGLGGIGLSALLGAIAAGAREVIAIDINEKKLEQAKSLGATAVFNSKDPNVVQLVKEYTAGGVDYAFETAGVVPAMDVAYAITKRGGTTTTTGLPHPEHKFAFPYVTLTAEEKTIKGSYVGSCVPLRDIPNFINMMKSGKLPVDQLLSNIISLDEINEGFDLLATGDNSRIIIKMAD; via the coding sequence ATGAAAATTCGTTCAGCAGTTTTACGTTCATCCGGTGTTGCACAGCCCTATGCAGAAAGCAAACCAATTCATATCGAAGAAATAGAATTAGATCCACCACAAGAAGGTGAGGTACTAGTCAAGATTAAAGCTGCTAGTCTATGCCATTCCGACTTATCTGTTATTAACGGGAGTCGTCCTCGTCCACTTCCGATGGCATTAGGGCACGAGGCTTCAGGAGTAGTAGAAGAAGTTGGACCAGGAGTAGTAAATTTCAAAAAGGGTGACAAGGTCGTTTGTGTATTCGTGCCGAGTTGCGGCCACTGTATACCTTGTGCTGAGGGAAGACCTGCTTTATGTGAACCAGGTGCTAAAGCAAACGGAGAGGGTACATTAATAAGTGGGGGAACTCGCCTTCATGCTGGTGAAGAAACAATTGGTCATCATGTTGGTGTATCTGCCTTTTCGGAATACGTAGTTGTTTCTCAAAACTCTTTAGTGAAGGTTGAGGAAGACCTTCCATTTGAAAAGTTAGCATTATTTGGTTGTGCAGTTATTACTGGAGTAGGTGCTGTTGTAAATACAGCAAAAGTTCAGTTCGGTTCTACAGTTGCAGTCGTTGGACTTGGCGGTATCGGCTTGAGTGCACTTCTTGGGGCAATTGCTGCTGGAGCTAGGGAAGTGATTGCCATTGATATTAATGAAAAGAAACTAGAACAAGCAAAATCCCTTGGTGCTACTGCTGTATTTAATTCAAAGGACCCAAATGTTGTTCAACTTGTAAAGGAATATACGGCAGGGGGCGTAGATTATGCCTTTGAAACTGCTGGTGTAGTTCCTGCAATGGATGTTGCATACGCTATTACAAAACGTGGAGGCACTACTACTACAACTGGACTTCCACATCCTGAGCATAAATTTGCTTTTCCATATGTAACCCTAACGGCGGAAGAAAAAACCATAAAAGGTTCCTACGTTGGAAGCTGTGTACCACTTCGTGATATACCGAATTTTATTAATATGATGAAGTCTGGAAAATTACCTGTTGATCAACTATTATCCAATATTATTTCATTAGATGAAATTAATGAGGGATTTGACTTACTAGCAACGGGTGACAATTCTAGAATTATCATTAAAATGGCAGATTAA
- a CDS encoding enoyl-CoA hydratase/isomerase family protein, whose translation MSLVKLDYVDETKFIAVLTLNRPQVKHAFNTETIKFLLDIFRELQQSETVRVVILTSSTEDAFCTGADLKERNGMTDDEWRQQHKLIEDMYQALAEMKQPTIAAVNGYCLAGGFELALNSDLIIAGREAKFGLTEVLRGIMPGGGGARLLPKRVPLHIAKEWLFTGKIISANEAFDAGLLNKLVRPHEVLHESITLAKAIAENAPLGVQGVKRVADASTLDTDNARRFEIEIYNQVIESEDRLEGILAFNEKRKPQFKGM comes from the coding sequence ATGAGCTTGGTGAAACTTGATTATGTGGATGAAACGAAGTTTATAGCAGTTCTAACTTTAAATCGGCCACAAGTAAAGCATGCTTTTAATACTGAAACTATTAAATTTTTACTAGATATATTTAGAGAACTCCAACAGAGTGAAACAGTTAGAGTCGTCATTTTAACATCATCTACAGAAGATGCATTTTGTACTGGGGCAGATTTAAAAGAGCGAAATGGAATGACGGATGATGAGTGGAGACAACAACATAAGTTAATAGAAGATATGTATCAAGCATTAGCGGAAATGAAACAACCAACGATTGCTGCTGTAAATGGATATTGTTTAGCAGGTGGTTTTGAACTAGCGCTTAACTCAGACCTGATTATTGCCGGTAGAGAAGCGAAGTTTGGCTTAACAGAAGTGCTTCGAGGAATTATGCCAGGTGGCGGTGGTGCAAGACTACTACCTAAACGTGTACCTCTTCATATTGCGAAAGAATGGTTATTTACAGGGAAAATCATTTCAGCAAATGAAGCCTTTGACGCAGGGCTTTTAAATAAGTTAGTTCGACCTCATGAGGTTTTACACGAGTCTATTACATTAGCAAAGGCAATTGCAGAAAATGCACCATTAGGGGTACAAGGTGTCAAACGAGTAGCGGATGCTAGCACCTTAGACACGGACAATGCACGTCGTTTTGAAATAGAAATTTACAATCAAGTAATAGAATCTGAGGATCGTCTTGAAGGCATTCTAGCATTTAACGAAAAACGTAAACCACAATTTAAAGGGATGTAA
- a CDS encoding CaiB/BaiF CoA-transferase family protein: MMLPLSGITVIDVTTNISGPTLTMILGDLGAEVIKVEKPVAGDEARKMEPKKNEDGVYFLNINRQKKSVVLNLKEQSDLQAMYRLIETADVFVENYRAGIADKIGLGYDKLKEINPLLIYCSLSAYGQNGPKRDYPGYDAIIQAETGLMSITGSEELARIPVSIVDQGSAMWGALGVVSAVLNRVKTGEGAKVSTSLYETGVFWSNYHLLSTNLTGNNPSKLGSNHGAFSPYGAFRTKDAPIMIGISNNSLFEKLCNALGVENWIRDEQFATNTDRVKNRSLLNKRIEEITLQQSSEHLVEKLEMFGIPVAKVKAMTDVLTDPQQIENQCIVKLPHARDGESYVTRLPITFSNCDITPTVSAPMFGEHSEEVLKKI, encoded by the coding sequence ATGATGCTTCCTTTAAGTGGAATAACCGTCATTGATGTTACTACGAATATTTCTGGCCCAACTCTCACGATGATTTTAGGGGATCTTGGTGCCGAGGTGATTAAAGTAGAGAAACCGGTTGCTGGTGATGAGGCTCGAAAAATGGAGCCTAAAAAAAATGAAGATGGCGTATATTTTTTAAATATTAACCGTCAAAAAAAGTCAGTAGTTTTAAATTTAAAAGAACAATCGGACCTACAAGCAATGTATCGGTTAATTGAAACGGCTGATGTATTTGTTGAAAATTACCGTGCAGGAATAGCAGATAAAATTGGGTTAGGTTATGACAAATTAAAGGAAATCAATCCTTTATTAATTTACTGCTCACTATCCGCATATGGACAGAACGGACCAAAACGAGATTATCCCGGCTATGATGCAATTATTCAGGCTGAAACAGGCTTAATGAGTATTACAGGAAGCGAAGAGTTAGCTCGTATCCCTGTTTCGATAGTAGACCAAGGAAGTGCAATGTGGGGAGCATTGGGTGTCGTTTCGGCAGTACTTAATCGGGTAAAGACAGGCGAAGGTGCAAAAGTTTCAACTTCTTTATATGAAACTGGAGTTTTCTGGTCGAATTACCATTTGCTTTCTACTAATCTAACAGGGAATAATCCATCAAAGCTAGGATCGAATCATGGGGCATTTTCTCCATACGGAGCCTTCCGAACAAAGGATGCACCTATTATGATTGGAATTTCAAATAATTCCCTTTTTGAAAAGCTATGTAATGCCTTAGGAGTCGAAAATTGGATTCGTGATGAGCAATTTGCAACAAATACTGATCGCGTTAAAAACAGAAGTTTGTTAAATAAGAGAATAGAAGAAATAACGTTACAGCAGTCAAGTGAACACTTAGTCGAGAAACTAGAAATGTTCGGCATTCCGGTTGCTAAGGTGAAAGCAATGACAGATGTTTTAACGGATCCACAGCAAATTGAAAATCAATGTATTGTAAAGCTTCCACATGCGCGGGATGGTGAGTCCTACGTCACTCGACTTCCAATTACTTTCTCAAATTGTGATATAACTCCAACAGTATCTGCACCTATGTTTGGCGAGCATTCAGAAGAAGTGCTGAAAAAAATATAG
- a CDS encoding carbon-nitrogen family hydrolase produces the protein MKIGCIQLNVGFGKVEENYARAEQLIREAASHGAEIIVLPEMWNTGYALEKLPELADKEGSRTKEFLISLASELGIHIVGGSVAIERDGKYFNTMYIVNKKGELVSEYSKVHLFRLMNEDQYLESGDQMNRFALDDIEAGGVICYDIRFPEWLRSHALAGAKVLFVSAQWPTARIDHWKTLLQARAIENQCYIVAVNRISHKIENFNGQSMVIEPWGEIVWTGKEDEELAIVDVDFSKVDEVRGRIPVYDDRRPGLYAGVVKEMKSLI, from the coding sequence ATGAAAATTGGTTGTATTCAGTTAAATGTAGGGTTTGGAAAAGTAGAAGAAAATTATGCACGTGCTGAGCAACTAATTCGGGAAGCTGCAAGTCATGGTGCTGAAATCATCGTACTACCTGAAATGTGGAATACGGGATATGCATTAGAAAAATTACCTGAACTAGCAGATAAAGAAGGAAGCCGCACAAAAGAATTTCTAATCAGTTTAGCAAGTGAACTAGGAATACATATAGTAGGTGGTTCTGTAGCGATAGAGCGCGATGGAAAATACTTTAATACGATGTATATTGTCAATAAAAAAGGCGAGCTTGTTAGCGAATACAGCAAGGTTCACTTATTTAGATTAATGAATGAAGATCAATATTTAGAATCTGGAGATCAAATGAATCGTTTCGCATTAGACGATATCGAAGCTGGCGGCGTTATTTGTTACGATATTCGCTTCCCTGAATGGCTACGTTCACATGCTTTAGCAGGTGCAAAAGTGCTATTTGTTTCAGCGCAATGGCCTACAGCACGTATCGACCATTGGAAAACATTGTTACAAGCTCGCGCTATTGAAAATCAATGTTACATTGTGGCAGTTAACCGTATTTCTCATAAAATAGAAAACTTCAACGGCCAGTCGATGGTGATAGAGCCTTGGGGTGAAATTGTGTGGACTGGTAAAGAAGACGAAGAACTTGCTATTGTTGACGTCGACTTTTCAAAAGTAGATGAAGTGCGGGGGCGAATTCCGGTTTATGATGATCGACGCCCAGGACTATATGCTGGAGTTGTAAAAGAAATGAAATCATTAATTTAG
- a CDS encoding aldehyde dehydrogenase family protein, which translates to MKLVGSIIAGEHKINESTKTIEVRNPYNQELLAIIYSSSLEDVETAIDNAHEVYQQTMRSLSAYERSKILRKAASLLEERAEEFARTISQEAGKPIVEARGEITRAIQVLQLASEEAKKLNGESIVMDSAIGGEKQLGFTKRVPLGVVAAITPFNFPLNLALHKIAPAIAVGNTVVLKPAEKTPISSILLHDLLLEAGLPAGAVNIINGYGIDLVQPLVTNPKVKKVSFTGSDKVGWHIKELAKEKPVTLELGSNAPNIIFNDANIEHAANAIAMGGFTFAGQACVSAQRVFVHKDVYEEFVSLLKEKLEQLKMGDTADETTQLGPMITEDAAIRAENWIKEAVAEGATIRTGGTRNGSFLAPTIIENVKPSMNVVCMEVFAPMVAIIPFEDEKAVIEQANDTEFGLQAGVFTSDINRAFNIADQLEMGGVWINEVSVRRYDHFPYGGVKRSGIGKEGVRYAIEGMSDLKFIGVKLI; encoded by the coding sequence ATGAAGCTTGTTGGAAGCATAATTGCTGGTGAGCACAAAATAAATGAATCAACAAAAACGATAGAGGTTAGAAACCCATATAATCAAGAGCTTTTGGCAATTATCTATAGCTCATCATTGGAAGATGTAGAAACTGCCATTGACAATGCCCACGAAGTTTACCAGCAAACAATGCGTTCTTTGTCAGCGTACGAACGTAGCAAAATATTGCGTAAGGCTGCTAGTTTACTAGAGGAACGAGCGGAAGAGTTTGCTAGAACGATTAGTCAAGAGGCAGGGAAGCCAATTGTAGAAGCAAGAGGCGAGATCACACGTGCAATCCAAGTTTTACAGCTTGCTAGTGAAGAAGCTAAAAAACTAAATGGTGAATCTATTGTAATGGATAGTGCTATTGGTGGGGAGAAGCAATTAGGTTTTACAAAAAGAGTACCTTTAGGAGTCGTTGCTGCGATTACACCATTTAACTTTCCACTGAACTTAGCGTTACATAAAATTGCACCGGCAATTGCTGTTGGAAATACTGTAGTGCTAAAGCCTGCTGAAAAAACACCGATCTCGTCCATTCTGTTGCATGACCTTCTTCTAGAAGCCGGTTTACCTGCTGGGGCTGTAAATATCATTAACGGTTATGGAATTGATTTAGTTCAACCGCTTGTCACAAATCCAAAAGTGAAAAAGGTTTCGTTTACTGGTAGTGATAAAGTGGGTTGGCATATAAAAGAATTGGCGAAAGAGAAACCCGTAACGTTAGAACTCGGGTCGAATGCACCGAACATCATATTTAATGATGCTAATATCGAACATGCTGCCAATGCGATTGCAATGGGTGGTTTTACTTTTGCAGGTCAGGCTTGTGTATCAGCACAACGTGTATTTGTTCATAAAGATGTTTACGAAGAGTTTGTTTCTTTATTAAAGGAAAAACTCGAACAGTTAAAAATGGGTGACACGGCTGATGAAACAACGCAACTGGGTCCTATGATTACAGAAGATGCAGCAATTCGTGCGGAAAATTGGATTAAAGAAGCAGTTGCAGAAGGTGCAACGATCCGAACTGGTGGAACTCGAAATGGATCTTTCTTAGCACCGACAATCATTGAAAATGTTAAGCCATCTATGAATGTTGTTTGCATGGAAGTTTTTGCACCAATGGTTGCGATCATCCCATTTGAAGATGAAAAGGCAGTAATTGAACAAGCGAATGATACAGAATTTGGTTTACAGGCTGGCGTGTTTACGAGCGATATCAATCGTGCATTTAACATTGCAGACCAACTAGAGATGGGTGGCGTATGGATTAACGAAGTATCCGTCCGTCGTTATGATCATTTCCCGTATGGTGGAGTGAAACGTAGTGGTATCGGAAAAGAAGGAGTTCGTTACGCAATAGAAGGCATGTCCGATTTGAAATTCATTGGGGTAAAACTAATTTAA
- a CDS encoding GntR family transcriptional regulator, translating into MMFETIQHETLPQKIARIIRDAIIQGRFKPGERLIQDELAKSLGVSRMPIREAFKQLQAEGYVMLEPHKGAVVKEFSIQEIEEIYFLRSKLEPLAVRESLKSINDMTIQQMEVYQEIMKKTKSIHEYVDINIKFHSLFIKDCKLEKLNSIIQSLWTGFPQQTPHLLPNQIKLSLQEHDEMLQAVKQGKMDEACAVLEQHIVRAGKNVLENLKKKQ; encoded by the coding sequence ATGATGTTTGAAACCATTCAACATGAAACGCTACCACAAAAAATTGCTAGGATCATTCGAGATGCCATTATACAAGGACGATTTAAACCCGGCGAACGTTTAATTCAGGATGAACTTGCGAAATCTCTAGGTGTAAGCCGAATGCCAATTCGAGAAGCATTTAAACAATTACAAGCGGAAGGCTATGTAATGTTAGAACCTCACAAAGGTGCAGTCGTAAAAGAATTCTCGATACAAGAAATTGAAGAGATTTATTTTTTAAGATCGAAACTTGAGCCATTAGCAGTAAGAGAAAGTCTAAAGTCAATAAACGATATGACAATTCAGCAAATGGAAGTTTATCAAGAAATAATGAAAAAAACGAAATCTATACATGAATATGTGGATATAAATATTAAATTCCACTCATTATTTATTAAAGATTGTAAGTTGGAAAAATTAAATTCCATCATTCAAAGTTTATGGACAGGTTTTCCTCAACAAACACCACACCTCTTACCTAATCAAATCAAACTATCACTGCAAGAACATGATGAAATGTTGCAAGCTGTTAAACAAGGAAAAATGGACGAAGCATGTGCTGTTTTGGAGCAACATATCGTCCGAGCAGGTAAAAATGTATTAGAAAACTTAAAAAAGAAACAGTAA
- a CDS encoding N-acyl homoserine lactonase family protein — MCNSKKVYVLDTGTMKMDKNYMIAMHNPASINNPNPPAEFVEFPVYAVLIDHPDGKILFDTGCNPDGMGEEGRWPKGVQSLFPAFQSEECYLINRLEQLKVRPEDIKYVVASHLHLDHAGCLELFTNAEIIVHDTELANVMKTFALTRDMGAYIWGDVMAWIKNELRWRTIKPHEKEVPLVDGIKIINFGPGHAYGMLGLHVELPGHGNVLLASDALYTAESYGPPVKPPGIIYDSVGYNATVERIRKFATENNSEIWFGHDANQFKSFIKSTEGYYE; from the coding sequence ATGTGTAATTCAAAAAAGGTGTATGTGTTAGATACAGGAACGATGAAAATGGATAAAAATTATATGATTGCAATGCATAATCCGGCAAGTATTAATAATCCAAACCCACCTGCAGAATTCGTTGAGTTTCCAGTGTATGCAGTATTAATTGATCATCCAGATGGGAAAATTTTGTTTGATACGGGCTGTAACCCAGATGGTATGGGGGAAGAAGGAAGATGGCCAAAAGGAGTTCAATCATTATTCCCTGCATTCCAAAGCGAAGAATGTTATTTAATTAACCGTTTAGAACAATTGAAAGTACGACCTGAAGATATTAAATATGTTGTCGCATCACACTTACATTTAGATCATGCAGGATGTTTGGAACTATTTACGAATGCTGAAATTATTGTACATGACACAGAACTTGCTAACGTCATGAAAACGTTTGCTCTAACACGTGATATGGGTGCTTATATTTGGGGCGATGTAATGGCGTGGATTAAAAATGAATTACGTTGGCGTACGATAAAACCGCATGAAAAAGAAGTGCCATTAGTTGATGGTATAAAAATTATTAACTTTGGCCCTGGTCATGCGTATGGCATGCTAGGTCTTCATGTTGAGTTACCAGGTCACGGGAATGTGTTACTTGCTTCTGATGCACTTTATACTGCAGAAAGCTATGGTCCACCGGTAAAACCACCTGGAATTATATATGATTCTGTCGGATATAATGCAACGGTTGAAAGAATTAGAAAGTTTGCAACGGAAAACAATTCGGAAATCTGGTTTGGCCACGATGCAAATCAGTTTAAATCATTTATTAAATCGACTGAAGGCTATTACGAATAA
- a CDS encoding hydroxymethylglutaryl-CoA lyase codes for MHFPTSVEIIEVGPRDGLQNEKKFVVTEDKKALIEKLVNSGIQRIETASFVHPKVVPQMADASEIVSYCNELGITYIALTPNKKALDRALFAKVKQIAVFVGASNTFNEHNIRRTIGESLAECKEMFRVAKENGVFIRAYVSMAFSCPYEGAVSYEQVKKVVTSFVENGADEISIGDTNGRANPRTVYERFTRLKEDFPNTTFVGHFHDTSGFALVNIISAMQAGVEKFDTSIGGLGGCPFSPGATGNVATEKVVEMLHAMKIETGITQNKLSEIGTFAKGLV; via the coding sequence ATGCATTTTCCAACAAGTGTTGAAATAATCGAGGTTGGCCCACGCGATGGTCTTCAAAACGAAAAGAAGTTTGTTGTAACAGAGGATAAGAAAGCACTTATAGAAAAATTAGTGAATAGTGGTATCCAAAGAATTGAAACCGCATCCTTTGTGCATCCAAAAGTCGTACCTCAAATGGCAGACGCCTCCGAAATTGTTTCTTACTGCAATGAATTAGGTATTACGTATATTGCTTTAACGCCAAATAAAAAGGCGTTAGATCGTGCTCTTTTTGCAAAGGTAAAACAGATTGCCGTATTTGTTGGTGCATCCAATACGTTTAATGAACACAATATTCGCCGAACAATTGGTGAGTCATTAGCAGAGTGTAAGGAAATGTTTCGGGTAGCAAAGGAGAATGGTGTATTTATTCGTGCTTATGTCTCGATGGCATTTAGTTGTCCTTATGAAGGTGCCGTTTCTTATGAACAGGTGAAAAAAGTAGTTACTAGCTTTGTGGAAAATGGCGCGGACGAAATTTCAATAGGTGATACAAATGGTCGTGCAAACCCACGTACTGTCTATGAACGATTTACTAGGTTAAAAGAAGACTTTCCGAATACAACCTTTGTTGGCCATTTCCATGACACAAGCGGTTTTGCTTTAGTAAATATTATTTCAGCTATGCAGGCTGGAGTAGAAAAGTTTGACACTTCCATTGGTGGTTTAGGTGGGTGTCCTTTTTCTCCGGGTGCAACGGGCAATGTTGCGACAGAGAAGGTAGTAGAAATGTTGCATGCGATGAAAATTGAAACTGGTATTACACAAAATAAGTTGTCTGAAATCGGGACTTTTGCAAAAGGACTTGTGTAA